The following proteins are co-located in the Macadamia integrifolia cultivar HAES 741 chromosome 3, SCU_Mint_v3, whole genome shotgun sequence genome:
- the LOC122074540 gene encoding (3aS,4S,5R,7aS)-5-hydroxy-7a-methyl-1-oxo-octahydro-1H-indene-4-carboxyl-CoA dehydrogenase — protein MGWKGILGFEYGIVQGPLGPDISGPELVAAVAHAGGIGLLRAPDWESPDYLRGLIRKTRSLTDKPFGVGVVLAFPHEENIKAVIDEKVAVLQVSWGEFPEELVLKAHQAGVKVVQQVGSLEGAKKAINVGVDALIVQGHEAGGHVLGQDGLMALLPRVVDLVGGRNIPVIASGGIVDERGYVAALALGALGICLGTRFVLTEESYAHPIYKRKLIELDETAYTDIFGRARWPGAPQRVLKTPFFNDRGHLSEHENEVKQPVIGHTTIHGMEREVRLFAGTVPNATTTGDIESMAMYAGEGVGLIKEIIPAGQVVKRLVEGAQLLIQQKFHGETI, from the exons ATGGGTTGGAAAGGGATATTGGGGTTCGAGTATGGGATCGTCCAGGGACCCTTGGGACCTGATATCTCGGGCCCGGAGCTCGTCGCCGCCGTTGCTCATGCCGGAGGAATTGGATTACTCAGAGCCCCCGATTGG GAATCACCAGATTACTTGAGAGGGCTAATAAGGAAGACAAGGTCTTTAACTGACAAGCCCTTTGGCGTGGGCGTTGTTCTTGCATTTCCACATGAGGAAAATATAAAGGCCGTGATAGATGAAAAGGTCGCAGTGTTGCAGGTCTCCTGGGGTGAATTCCCAGAGGAACTGGTACTCAAAGCTCATCAAGCAGGGGTCAAGGTTGTTCAACAA GTTGGGAGCCTTGAAGGTGCCAAGAAAGCTATTAATGTTGGTGTAGATGCACTTATAGTCCAAGGGCATGAAGCAGGAGGACATGTCCTCGGTCAG GATGGGTTGATGGCACTGCTGCCAAGAGTAGTTGATCTTGTGGGTGGTCGAAACATACCTGTCATTGCTTCGGGTGGCATTGTGGACGAACGTGGTTATGTTGCTGCATTGGCTCTTGGTGCTCTGGGTATTTGCCTCGGCACTAG GTTTGTTTTAACGGAGGAAAGCTATGCTCACCCTATATATAAAAGGAAGTTGATTGAGCTTGATGAAACTGCGTACACAGATATATTTGGTCGAGCAAGGTGGCCTGGAGCACCGCAGCGTGTCCTGAAAACACCTTTCTTTAATGATCGGGGGCATCTTTCAGAACATGAGAATGAGGTCAAGCAGCCAGTCATTGGCCACACAACAATACATGGCATG GAGAGGGAAGTCCGACTTTTTGCTGGTACAGTTCCAAACGCAACGACAACAGGGGACATTGAAAGCATGGCCATGTATGCTGGCGAAGGTGTGGGTCTCATCAAGGAAATCATACCTGCAGGTCAAGTGGTAAAGAGGCTAGTCGAAGGCGCTCAGCTTTTAATCCAACAGAAATTCCATGGAGAGACAATTTGA
- the LOC122074942 gene encoding 7-deoxyloganetin glucosyltransferase-like → MSSVAVEERKKPHAVCIPYPAQGHINPMLKLAKLLHHRGFYITFVNTEFNHKRLLKSRGSDSLKGLPDFQFQTIPDGLPPSDIDATQDIPALCQSTSTTCLVPFRNLLSKLNTTPHIPPVTCVVSDGAMSFTLQAAEEIGVPEVLLWTTSACGFLAYLHYPHLMDRGFTPLKDASYLSNGYLDTPLDWIPGMNGIRLKDIPTFVRTTNPDDVMLDFVKGEVGRAYKASAIILNTFEILEKDVVDALSTMLPRVYTIGPLPLMLDQIKDDRLSSIGSNLWKEESECLEWLDSKEPSSVVYVNFGSITVMTPQQLVEFAWGLANSNHTFLWIIRPDLVAGDSAVLPSEFVSQTKERGMLSSWCPQEKVLNHPAIGGFLTHSGWNSTLESICGGVPMVCWPFFADQQTNCRYSCTHWGIGTEMDNNVKRDEVEKLVRELMEGDKGKEVKTKAMVWKKKAEEATSPDGSSLLNFDNLVDEILLSNRLLP, encoded by the exons atgagttcTGTTGCAGTGGAGGAAAGGAAGAAACCTCATGCGGTTTGCATACCATATCCAGCCCAGGGCCACATAAATCCCATGCTCAAACTGGCAAAGCTTCTTCACCACAGGGGCTTCTACATCACCTTCGTCAACACTGAATTTAATCACAAACGCCTACTCAAGTCAAGAGGCTCTGATTCTCTCAAGGGCTTACCTGATTTCCAGTTCCAGACCATCCCGGACGGTCTCCCTCCTTCTGATATAGATGCCACCCAAGACATCCCAGCCCTCTGTCAGTCTACCAGCACTACTTGCTTAGTTCCCTTCCGCAACCTCCTCTCCAAACTCAACACCACACCCCACATCCCTCCAGTCACTTGTGTAGTCTCTGATGGTGCCATGAGCTTCACCCTTCAAGCTGCTGAGGAAATTGGAGTCCCTGAAGTATTGCTCTGGACGACCAGTGCCTGCGGCTTTTTGGCCTACTTGCACTATCCCCATCTCATGGATAGAGGCTTCACACCTCTCAAAG ATGCGAGCTACCTATCCAATGGGTACTTGGACACTCCTTTGGATTGGATTCCAGGAATGAATGGTATCCGTTTGAAGGATATTCCTACTTTTGTTCGAACTACCAATCCCGATGACGTCATGCTCGACTTTGTCAAGGGAGAAGTAGGGAGAGCTTACAAAGCTTCTGCAATAATTTTAAATACCTTTGAAATCCTTGAGAAGGACGTCGTGGATGCACTCTCAACGATGTTGCCTCGCGTTTACACCATCGGCCCTCTTCCCTTGATGTTGGATCAGATTAAAGATGATAGATTGAGCTCTATCGGGTCCAATCTATGGAAAGAAGAATCAGAGTGTCTTGAATGGCTCGATTCCAAAGAACCCAGTTCTGTGGTTTATGTGAACTTTGGGAGCATCACAGTAATGACGCCTCAGCAACTCGTGGAGTTCGCCTGGGGTCTAGCTAATAGCAACCACACCTTTTTGTGGATCATTAGGCCCGATCTTGTAGCGGGTGACTCGGCCGTTCTGCCGTCCGAGTTCGTGAGCCAAACCAAAGAGAGAGGAATGCTATCAAGTTGGTGCCCACAGGAGAAAGTGCTGAACCATCCAGCCATAGGTGGTTTCTTAACGCACAGTGGGTGGAACTCTACACTGGAAAGCATTTGTGGTGGTGTGCCTATGGTTTGTTGGCCATTCTTTGCGGATCAGCAAACTAACTGCAGATACTCCTGTACTCATTGGGGGATAGGTACCGAGATGGACAACAATGTTAAAAGGGATGAGGTTGAGAAGCTTGTGAGAGAGTTGATGGAGGGAGATAAGGGTAAAGAGGTGAAGACTAAGGCCATGGTGTGGAAAAAGAAAGCAGAGGAGGCCACCAGTCCCGATGGTtcttctctcctcaattttGACAACTTGGTGGACGAGATACTCCTTTCCAATCGTCTGCTTCCTTGA
- the LOC122072790 gene encoding 7-deoxyloganetin glucosyltransferase-like: MGSTGVEDKKPHAVCIPFPAQGHINPMLKVAKLLHHRGFHITFVNTEYNHNRLLKSRGPDSLKGLPDFQFHTIPEGLPPSDIDAAQDTPALCQSISTTCLVPFRNLLSKLNAAANIPTVTCIVSDGAMSFTLQAAEEIGVPEVLFWTPSACGSLAYMHYPHLSERGLIPLKGMLKQNKIQKIISLLLYNISPTLNVSITFCI; this comes from the coding sequence atgggtTCCACTGGAGTTGAGGACAAGAAGCCACATGCGGTTTGTATACCATTCCCAGCCCAGGGCCACATAAACCCCATGCTCAAGGTGGCAAAGCTTCTCCACCACAGAGGCTTCCACATAACCTTCGTCAACACTGAATACAATCACAACCGCCTACTCAAGTCAAGAGGCCCTGATTCTCTCAAGGGCTTACCTGATTTCCAATTCCATACTATCCCGGAGGGTCTCCCACCTTCTGATATAGATGCCGCCCAAGACACCCCAGCCCTATGCCAGTCTATCAGCACCACTTGCTTAGTTCCTTTTCGCAACCTCCTCTCCAAACTCAATGCTGCGGCGAACATCCCAACCGTCACTTGCATAGTCTCTGATGGTGCCATGAGCTTTACacttcaagctgctgaagaaatTGGTGTCCCTGAAGTACTGTTCTGGACGCCCAGCGCCTGTGGCTCCTTGGCCTACATGCACTATCCACATCTCAGCGAAAGAGGCCTTATACCTCTTAAAGGTATgctaaaacaaaacaaaatccaaAAGATTATAAGCCTACTTCTCTACAACATCTCACCAACTCTTAATGTTTCGATAACCTTTTGTATATGA
- the LOC122074541 gene encoding EPIDERMAL PATTERNING FACTOR-like protein 1: MVLRDGSMAKNLLSSVHNTITLVIFVTLLHLLLSPASCVSQQLPSLAPQGLLIEDKTRLGSTPPSCRNKCNECHPCIAVQVPTIPSHDRVQPGLRRAKPVDLLVSSPSKDDVKYSNYKPVGWKCRCGNLLFNP, from the exons ATGGTCCTTCGAGATGGTTCCATGGCCAAGAATTTACTGAGCTCAGTCCACAACACCATCACCCTGGTTATCTTTGTCAcacttctccatctcctcctctCTCCGGCTTCTTGCGTTTCCCAGCAGCTCCCGTCTCTGGCTCCTCAG GGTTTGTTAATCGAAGATAAGACCCGCCTGGGTTCCACTCCACCGAGTTGTCGTAACAAGTGCAACGAGTGCCACCCTTGCATTGCTGTCCAGGTGCCTACAATACCGAGTCATGACCGAGTCCAACCCGGTCTCCGGAGAGCCAAGCCTGTGGATCTGCTGGTGTCATCTCCATCCAAGGACGACGTAAAATACTCCAACTACAAACCAGTGGGTTGGAAATGCCGATGTGGGAATCTCCTTTTCAATCCTTGA
- the LOC122074342 gene encoding leucine-rich repeat receptor protein kinase HPCA1-like encodes MGSALLTGDERRSIRCHLKIPHLIVCRALNSNRFNGKIPSSIGKLAKLFWLDLADNKLTGPIPISNGTTPGLDMLVNTPHFHLGKNQLSGTIPPQLFSSNMKLIHALFDSNLLTGSLPSTLGLVTTLEIIRFDRNLLSGTVPSNLNNLTSVVELIFYEIKQFGETWNYYWSSYSNNSVRLGIIIGAAIGGFLVALVLICAGFYGCRQKRRADRVIKQNIPFASWDPSKSSGSIPQLKGARWFSFEELKKCACDFSEASEIGEGGYGKVYKGTISSGHLVAIKRAQHGSLQGGLEFKTEIEMLSRVHHKNLVNLVGFCFEQGEQILVYEYIPNGNLRESLSGKSGIQLDWMKRLQVAVGSARGLTYLHELADPPVIHRDIKSNNILLDERLNAKVSDFGLSKLMNDSEKDHVTTQVKGTMGYLDPEYYMTQQLTEKSDVYSFGVVMLELITARKPIERGTNYIVRQVRVAMDKTKDLYGLHDFIDPNINGSGHTLKGFENFVDLALYCVEDSATNRPTMSQVVKEIERIMQLVGLNPNAESSPSTSGTYDAGKSRSGKPHLPYSNEFCDCSGDYLPSKVEPQ; translated from the exons ATGGGAAGTGCACTACTCACCGGGGATGAAAGGAGAAGTATTCGTTG TCATCTTAAAATTCCTCACTTAATTGTCTGCAGAGCTCTAAATTCTAACAGGTTCAATGGAAAAATACCATCTTCTATTGGTAAATTGGCTAAGCTTTTTTGGTTGGATCTAGCTGACAACAAGCTCACTGGACCTATACCAATCTCCAATGGGACTACACCTGGTCTTGACATGCTAGTCAATACCCCACACTT TCATTTAGGAAAGAATCAGCTCTCTGGTACCATCCCACCTCAACTTTTCAGTTCAAACATGAAACTTATACATGC GCTTTTTGACAGTAACTTACTCACTGGAAGCCTTCCTTCCACTCTTGGACTTGTTACAACCTTGGAGATTAT ACGGTTTGATAGGAATTTGCTAAGTGGAACAGTCCCTTCAAACCTTAACAACCTCACAAGTGTTGTTGAGCT AATCTTCTACGAAATCAAACAATTCGGTGAGACTTGGAATTATTATTGGAGCAGCTATTCAAACAATTCGGTGAGACTTGGAATTATTATTGGAGCAGCTATCGGAGGATTTCTAGTTGCACTCGTGCTGATCTGTGCAGGATTTTATGGTTGTCGTCAGAAGAGAAGGGCAGACAGAGTTATTAAACAGAACATTCCTTTCG CATCCTGGGACCCGAGTAAAAGTAGTGGTAGTATTCCTCAGTTAAAAGGAGCTAGATGGTTCTCTTTTGAGGAACTGAAGAAATGCGCATGTGATTTCTCAGAGGCTAGTGAGATTGGAGAGGGGGGATATGGGAAG GTTTATAAAGGGACAATTTCATCTGGGCATCTGGTTGCCAttaaaagagctcaacatggaTCCTTGCAGGGCGGTCTTGAGTTTAAAACTGAGATTGAGATGCTTTCCAGGGTTCATCATAAGAACCTTGTGAACCTTGTGGGCTTCTGTTTTGAGCAAGGGGAACAAATTTTGGTGTATGAATATATCCCAAATGGTAATCTAAGGGAAAGTCTTTCAG GGAAGTCAGGTATACAATTGGATTGGATGAAGAGACTTCAGGTGGCCGTAGGATCAGCCAGGGGTCTGACTTATCTGCATGAACTTGCTGATCCTCCTGTAATACATAGGGACATTAAATCAAACAACATCCTCCTTGATGAGAGGTTAAATGCAAAAGTTTCTGATTTTGGTCTCTCCAAGCTAATGAATGATTCCGAAAAGGATCATGTCACAACTCAAGTAAAGGGGACGATG GGTTACTTGGATCCAGAATATTATATGACGCAGCAGTTGACCGAgaagagtgatgtttatagcTTTGGAGTAGTAATGTTGGAACTAATAACTGCAAGGAAGCCAATAGAGCGGGGGACTAATTACATTGTGAGACAGGTGAGGGTAGCGATGGATAAGACAAAGGATTTGTATGGCCTCCATGATTTTATTGACCCAAACATTAATGGCTCAGGACacacactcaagggatttgaaaattttgtggaTTTGGCACTCTACTGCGTAGAAGATTCGGCAACCAACCGCCCAACAATGAGCCAAGTTGTGAAAGAAATTGAGAGGATAATGCAGTTGGTTGGTCTAAACCCAAATGCCGAATCGTCTCCATCCACTTCAGGAACTTATGATGCTGGGAAAAGTAGATCAGGAAAACCCCACCTTCCCTACAGTAATGAGTTCTGTGATTGTAGTGGTGACTACTTACCTTCCAAGGTGGAACCCCAATGA